A genomic window from Betta splendens chromosome 24, fBetSpl5.4, whole genome shotgun sequence includes:
- the LOC114850097 gene encoding adenosine receptor A1-like, which yields MENTSLLQNYTDVQQTRNPSHQIFPLLRLFQNFSAPSSTSASPPTADLTISPNVAYMAAELVIAFLSTFGNLLVCAAVRLNRKLRTVTNYFLVSLAVADICVGTIAIPCAILTDVGLPRHNLYLCLLLLSVLIMLTQSSIFSLLAVAVERYVAIFMPFRYQILMTSRNAVLVILATWLLAFLIGLVPLMGWHKAPPESGYCFFVYVVDMTYMVYFNFFACVLTPLVIMFLIYAQIFVMVKRQARRIACERSGRGERQARAAASIRREMKTATSLFLVLFLFTICWIPLHIINCFLLLCPSCSVPLELLLTAIILSHANSAVNPFLYAYTMTTYRDTFKAIFLCHRAMGDREEFNWACGDDREGAGVQNAYQSR from the coding sequence ATGGAAAACACAAGCTTACTGCAGAACTACACCGACGTCCAACAAACCAGAAACCCATCTCATCAGATTTTCCCTCTCCTCCGACTTTTCCAGAACTTttcagctccttcctccacctccgcctctcCTCCAACTGCCGACCTGACCATTTCCCCTAATGTGGCGTACATGGCGGCCGAGCTCGTCATCGCCTTTCTCTCCACGTTCGGCAACCTGTTGGTCTGCGCGGCCGTGCGCCTCAACCGCAAGCTGCGCACCGTCACCAACTACTTCCTGGTGTCGCTCGCGGTGGCCGACATCTGTGTGGGCACCATAGCCATTCCCTGCGCCATCCTGACGGACGTGGGCTTACCTCGGCACAATCTCTacctgtgtctgctcctgctCAGCGTGCTGATAATGTTGACCCagagctccatcttcagcctgCTGGCGGTGGCTGTGGAGCGCTACGTGGCCATCTTCATGCCCTTCCGCTACCAGATCCTGATGACCTCCCGTAACGCAGTGCTGGTGATCCTTGCCACGTGGCTGCTGGCCTTTCTAATAGGGCTCGTACCTCTGATGGGCTGGCACAAGGCGCCGCCTGAGTCGGGCTACTGCTTCTTTGTCTATGTGGTGGACATGACTTACATGGTCTATTTCAACTTCTTTGCTTGCGTGCTGACGCCGCTGGTGATCATGTTCCTCATCTATGCCCAAATCTTTGTCATGGTCAAGCGGCAGGCGAGACGCATCGCGTGTGAGCGAAGCGGCCGAGGGGAGAGGCAGGCGAGGGCGGCGGCCAGCATACGTCGGGAGATGAAGACGGCCACCTCGCTTTTTCTGGTTCTTTTCCTCTTCACCATCTGCTGGATCCCGTTACACATAATCaactgcttcctgctgctctgtccaaGCTGCTCCGtgccactggagctgctgctcactgccATCATCCTGTCGCACGCAAACTCTGCTGTCAACCCTTTCCTGTACGCATACACAATGACCACCTACAGGGACACATTTAAGGCCATTTTCTTGTGCCACAGAGCCATGGGAGATAGAGAGGAGTTCAACTGGGCTTGTGGTGATGATAGAGAAGGGGCAGGAGTCCAAAACGCATACCAAAGTAGATAA